In Alteribacter lacisalsi, a genomic segment contains:
- a CDS encoding M20 family metallopeptidase encodes MVKELALEKLNQIKEDLYEISQYIGKNPELGNEEFKACEVLSAALENHNFNVTKGIVNQPTSFEAFFDSGKPGPSIGFMCEYDALPEIGHACGHNLIGTMGAAAGIALKEAAAKTGGKIYVYGTPAEETRGVKVTMADEGIFDHLDAAIMCHPSSNFRESGSSLAMDALQFTFKGKTAHAAAAPEKGINALDSVIQTFNSINALREHTTSDVRIHGIISEGGKAANIVPDLAQAQFYVRAASREAVNEISEKVKNCALGAALAAGTELDISYYEFSYDDMISNAALSDVFTESLTELGIDRSMILEKTNGGSLDMGNVSHKVPAIHPYVKISSTPIIGHTREFRDAAMSREGFEGMFTGAQAMTLTGVRLLEDHSLLDRVRREFQLQKN; translated from the coding sequence ATGGTAAAGGAATTGGCACTGGAAAAGCTGAATCAGATTAAGGAAGACCTGTATGAGATCAGCCAGTACATAGGGAAAAACCCTGAGCTGGGGAATGAGGAATTTAAGGCATGTGAGGTTTTGTCAGCAGCCCTTGAAAACCATAATTTTAACGTAACAAAAGGAATTGTCAATCAGCCCACGTCCTTTGAAGCTTTTTTTGACAGCGGCAAGCCTGGGCCGTCAATCGGCTTTATGTGCGAATATGACGCCCTTCCCGAAATTGGGCATGCCTGCGGTCACAACCTGATCGGGACAATGGGGGCTGCGGCAGGAATTGCACTAAAAGAAGCTGCTGCAAAAACGGGCGGAAAGATATACGTTTATGGCACACCGGCAGAGGAAACCAGAGGCGTAAAGGTCACGATGGCTGATGAAGGTATATTTGATCATCTTGACGCTGCTATCATGTGTCATCCAAGCAGTAACTTCCGGGAGAGCGGCAGTTCACTTGCGATGGATGCGCTTCAGTTCACCTTTAAAGGAAAGACCGCCCATGCAGCGGCTGCACCGGAAAAAGGTATCAACGCCCTCGACAGTGTCATTCAGACGTTTAATAGTATAAATGCCCTTAGAGAACACACAACCTCCGACGTCCGTATCCATGGTATTATTTCAGAAGGCGGCAAAGCAGCCAACATCGTTCCTGATCTGGCACAGGCTCAGTTTTACGTCAGGGCCGCTTCCAGGGAGGCTGTTAATGAAATTTCAGAAAAAGTGAAAAACTGTGCCCTCGGCGCTGCCCTTGCTGCCGGGACAGAGCTGGACATATCCTATTATGAATTCTCATACGACGACATGATTTCAAACGCAGCCCTGTCCGATGTTTTCACAGAAAGTTTGACAGAGCTGGGAATCGACCGTTCAATGATCCTCGAGAAAACGAACGGAGGATCTCTGGACATGGGGAACGTCAGTCACAAAGTACCAGCGATCCATCCCTATGTTAAAATCAGTTCTACTCCTATTATTGGACATACCCGGGAGTTCAGAGACGCCGCCATGAGCCGTGAAGGCTTTGAAGGCATGTTTACTGGCGCTCAGGCTATGACTCTGACCGGAGTCAGGCTGCTTGAGGACCACTCTCTTCTTGACCGCGTCCGCAGGGAATTTCAACTGCAGAAAAATTGA
- the cbpA gene encoding cyclic di-AMP binding protein CbpA translates to MQIKSNYIPRKQVKSVNETMSVKETLDYIQKSGFRCVPVLSADEKTYLGNVYKTHLYEHLYRDGKDPSATVTEIMSDRDKYVSEDASFFNVFFTIRQVPYLAVIDEDQQFKGIMTHGKILDILENAWAVGHSSYAITLSLEEYKGSLQDIVTTLSKVTDIRSFITLDSDRTFMRRCVVTLPSETTEEELGKIIRHLENNHFRIIHIENEKSYTAN, encoded by the coding sequence ATGCAGATTAAATCCAATTACATACCCAGAAAACAGGTCAAATCAGTAAATGAAACAATGTCTGTAAAAGAAACTCTCGACTATATCCAGAAGTCAGGATTCCGATGTGTGCCTGTACTGTCAGCAGATGAAAAAACCTATCTGGGAAATGTCTACAAGACTCACCTGTATGAACATCTTTACCGTGACGGCAAAGATCCTTCTGCAACAGTAACTGAAATTATGTCAGACAGAGATAAGTATGTGTCCGAAGACGCCTCGTTTTTCAACGTATTTTTTACGATTCGTCAGGTTCCTTACCTGGCTGTAATTGACGAGGATCAGCAATTTAAAGGGATCATGACCCACGGCAAAATTCTTGATATACTCGAGAACGCCTGGGCGGTTGGCCACAGCAGTTACGCCATAACACTGTCCCTTGAAGAGTATAAAGGATCCCTTCAGGATATTGTGACGACTCTTTCGAAAGTAACAGATATCAGAAGCTTCATCACTCTCGACAGTGACCGTACATTTATGCGCCGCTGTGTTGTGACGCTTCCGAGTGAAACAACTGAAGAAGAGCTGGGGAAAATTATTCGTCATCTGGAAAACAATCATTTCCGGATCATTCATATTGAAAACGAGAAATCGTACACAGCCAATTAA
- a CDS encoding L,D-transpeptidase family protein yields the protein MYTYTVRPGDTLYSIAEDFRTPYQTILEANTLPDPNIITPGQSIMIPGFPDPATIPYSIEVSIGQRQLTLFENRTVKKTYPVAVGRMLFETPVGEFIIVNRAPNPGGPYGVLWLSLSRKGYGIHGTNDPSSIGQAVSRGCVRMFNEDVLEVGAIVPNGTRVTITP from the coding sequence ATGTATACCTACACTGTTCGGCCGGGGGATACGCTGTATTCCATAGCCGAGGATTTTCGGACCCCCTATCAGACAATTCTTGAGGCAAATACCCTTCCCGACCCGAATATCATTACTCCTGGGCAGTCTATAATGATCCCGGGATTTCCCGATCCGGCAACGATCCCCTATTCGATAGAAGTGTCGATTGGACAGCGGCAGCTTACTCTGTTTGAGAACAGGACTGTGAAAAAAACGTATCCCGTTGCTGTTGGGCGTATGCTTTTTGAAACACCGGTCGGGGAATTTATTATCGTAAACCGCGCGCCGAACCCTGGAGGGCCCTATGGCGTATTGTGGCTGAGTCTTTCGCGTAAAGGGTATGGTATCCACGGTACAAATGATCCATCCTCCATAGGCCAGGCCGTTTCAAGAGGGTGTGTACGTATGTTTAACGAAGATGTTCTTGAAGTTGGTGCGATTGTACCAAATGGGACCAGAGTAACGATCACTCCCTGA
- a CDS encoding organic hydroperoxide resistance protein: MAEVMFTSKATAEGGREGHVKSANGVVDHNLVMPKGGSPTTEGTNPEELFAAGYAACFDGALNLIASKAEKEIDSKITAEVSLIKDPSDDGFKLGVLLNAHVNGVSQEEAEDLVHKAHDFCPYSKATRNNIEVELNVVTG; the protein is encoded by the coding sequence ATGGCGGAAGTAATGTTTACATCAAAAGCAACAGCAGAAGGCGGCAGAGAAGGACATGTAAAGTCGGCAAACGGTGTTGTAGATCATAACCTGGTTATGCCTAAAGGCGGCTCACCGACGACAGAGGGGACAAACCCTGAAGAACTTTTTGCTGCAGGGTATGCGGCCTGCTTTGACGGTGCCCTCAATCTAATCGCTTCGAAAGCCGAAAAAGAAATTGACTCCAAAATTACAGCAGAAGTCAGTCTGATCAAAGATCCTTCTGATGACGGATTTAAACTGGGCGTTCTGCTTAATGCTCATGTAAATGGGGTCTCGCAGGAGGAAGCGGAGGATCTGGTGCATAAAGCACACGATTTCTGCCCATATTCAAAGGCTACTAGAAACAATATTGAGGTGGAACTCAACGTTGTAACAGGATAA
- a CDS encoding LysM peptidoglycan-binding domain-containing protein translates to MLHQVRPGDTLYSLAIRYNSNVEQIVRGNGLYPPFTENFLIYPGQQLVIPVRDSGRSVTLYVVNPGETLTQAGNLFSASYELIAGINDTIQNPDYLIANQQIIIPAVVYEVREGSSLFGISQEMGVPLDSILRANRNRPAISADLIYPGTLLIVPLPVSVNIAVFDPLPGTVISDGSLITGIARAFEGTVLLEVTDSAGRVIAEEWFTTAASGAPAYAPFLTTVNYDRIPAEEKGFLQVYTRSAKDNTVQDLVSIPVRFKDENS, encoded by the coding sequence GTGCTTCATCAGGTGCGTCCTGGTGATACGCTTTACAGCCTTGCCATCCGTTACAACAGCAATGTTGAACAAATTGTAAGAGGAAATGGCCTCTACCCTCCCTTTACCGAGAATTTTCTCATTTATCCAGGGCAGCAGCTGGTCATACCTGTTCGTGACAGCGGCAGATCTGTCACCCTTTACGTCGTTAACCCCGGTGAGACATTAACTCAGGCAGGAAACCTTTTTAGTGCTTCCTATGAACTGATTGCGGGAATAAACGATACGATTCAGAACCCTGATTACCTTATTGCAAATCAGCAGATCATCATTCCCGCTGTTGTTTACGAAGTACGTGAAGGAAGCAGCCTTTTCGGGATTTCACAGGAGATGGGGGTGCCGTTGGATTCGATACTGAGGGCTAACAGAAACAGGCCGGCCATTTCTGCTGATCTTATCTATCCAGGCACTCTTTTAATCGTGCCTCTGCCGGTTTCAGTAAACATTGCCGTCTTTGATCCTCTTCCCGGCACAGTAATTAGTGATGGAAGCCTTATTACAGGAATAGCCCGTGCTTTTGAAGGAACCGTTCTGCTTGAAGTTACCGATTCAGCCGGCCGGGTAATTGCAGAAGAGTGGTTTACGACTGCCGCTTCAGGAGCCCCCGCCTATGCCCCGTTCCTGACTACCGTAAATTATGATCGAATACCCGCTGAAGAGAAAGGTTTTTTACAGGTGTACACGAGAAGTGCCAAAGACAATACTGTACAGGATCTCGTCTCTATTCCTGTTCGTTTTAAGGATGAAAACAGCTGA